One Paenarthrobacter aurescens TC1 DNA window includes the following coding sequences:
- the uxaC gene encoding Glucuronate isomerase (identified by match to protein family HMM PF02614), producing MSLATHPDRLLPADPGTRGIARELLQRVQDLPIISPHGHVDAAVIEQNTPFPDPAALLVTPDHYVTRLIHASGISMDKLQPGNATPREIWRHFCAAWPLFDGTASGYWLRTQFESVFGWRGELSAEKADASFDSISAKLAEPGFRPRELFKDFNIEVLATTDDPLDNLESHRALAEDPSFHSRVLPTFRPDAYINIAHPQWAANVERIISEASDGGSGYRGYLTALENRRRYFVDHGAVSADHGVRTPATLKLEEADAEALFEKARSGQATAHDRDVFEAHMMYQMARMSVEDGLVMTIHPGSYRNHHQPTFEEFGADTGHDIPVATNYTESIRPLLQDFGTAKDFHLVLFTLDETVFSRELAPLAGFYPSVYIGAPWWFLDAPDAMLRFRSAVTETAGFSRSSGFIDDTRAFCSIPARHDASRRIEASFLARLVAEHRISEDRAHELIVDVVDSSPRRVFKL from the coding sequence ATGTCCCTCGCCACCCATCCCGACCGCCTGCTGCCGGCCGATCCCGGCACCCGCGGCATCGCCCGCGAACTGCTGCAGCGCGTTCAGGACCTGCCCATCATTTCGCCGCATGGCCACGTGGACGCAGCAGTCATCGAGCAGAACACCCCGTTCCCCGATCCTGCTGCCCTGCTGGTCACTCCGGACCACTACGTCACACGCCTCATCCATGCCTCGGGAATCAGCATGGACAAACTCCAGCCAGGCAACGCCACACCCCGAGAAATCTGGCGGCATTTCTGCGCGGCATGGCCACTGTTCGACGGCACTGCGTCCGGGTACTGGCTGCGAACCCAATTCGAGTCAGTTTTCGGCTGGCGCGGTGAACTGAGCGCGGAGAAGGCCGATGCCAGCTTCGATTCCATCTCGGCCAAACTCGCGGAACCAGGATTCCGTCCACGCGAGCTGTTCAAGGATTTCAACATCGAAGTCCTTGCCACCACTGATGACCCCCTGGACAACCTGGAGAGCCACCGTGCGCTCGCCGAGGATCCCTCGTTCCACAGCCGGGTGCTGCCCACGTTCCGTCCGGACGCTTACATCAACATCGCGCATCCGCAGTGGGCCGCCAACGTAGAGCGGATCATCTCCGAGGCGTCTGACGGCGGCAGCGGCTACCGGGGGTACCTCACCGCGTTGGAGAATCGCCGCCGGTACTTCGTGGACCATGGAGCGGTGTCCGCTGACCACGGAGTCAGGACGCCTGCGACCCTGAAACTGGAGGAGGCCGACGCGGAAGCTTTGTTCGAGAAAGCCCGTTCCGGCCAGGCGACAGCCCATGACCGCGACGTGTTCGAAGCCCACATGATGTACCAGATGGCCAGGATGTCCGTGGAGGACGGGTTGGTCATGACCATCCACCCAGGCTCGTACCGCAACCATCATCAGCCCACGTTCGAGGAATTCGGGGCAGACACCGGCCACGACATCCCCGTCGCCACCAACTACACCGAGTCCATCCGTCCCCTGTTGCAGGATTTCGGTACTGCCAAGGACTTCCATCTGGTCCTTTTCACCCTTGACGAGACTGTTTTCTCACGGGAACTTGCACCGCTGGCAGGTTTCTACCCTTCGGTCTACATCGGTGCGCCGTGGTGGTTTCTGGACGCCCCGGATGCCATGCTCCGGTTCCGTTCAGCGGTGACGGAAACCGCGGGTTTCTCCCGGTCCTCCGGTTTCATCGACGACACTCGCGCCTTCTGCTCCATCCCCGCACGCCATGACGCCTCGCGCAGGATTGAGGCCTCGTTCCTCGCCCGGCTGGTAGCCGAGCACCGCATCAGCGAGGACCGCGCGCACGAGCTGATTGTCGACGTCGTGGACTCCTCACCGCGAAGGGTCTTCAAGCTATGA
- the rspA gene encoding starvation sensing protein (identified by match to protein family HMM PF01188; match to protein family HMM PF02746), which translates to MKIIAAEVFVTSPSRNFVTLRITTEDGVTGIGDATLNGRELAVAAYLKEHVAQLLIGKDPHRIEDTWQFLYRSSYWRRGPVTMAAIAAVDMALWDIKGKVAGMPVYQLLGGASRNGLRAYGHASGADIPSLFDSVREHLELGYKSIRIQTAVPGIKAVYGVAAQAQASGERYDYEPAGRGNFPLEEDWDTRAYLRHLPTVFEAVRNEFGPEIPLLHDGHHRMTPIQAAKLGKALEPYDLFWLEDCTPAENQEGLRLVRQHTTTPLAIGEIFNTVWDYQTLIKEQLIDYVRAASTHFGGISPLKKVMDFAAQYQIKSGFHGPTDISPVGFAAQLHVGLAIHNYGIQEYMQHSDKTNEVFQQSMTFKDGYLHPGDNPGIGVEFNEEAAAAFPYQQAYLPYNRLVDGTVHDW; encoded by the coding sequence ATGAAAATCATTGCCGCTGAAGTCTTTGTGACCAGCCCGTCCCGCAACTTCGTCACCCTGCGCATCACCACCGAGGATGGTGTGACGGGCATTGGTGACGCCACACTCAACGGCCGTGAACTCGCTGTCGCCGCGTACCTCAAAGAGCACGTCGCTCAGCTGCTGATCGGCAAGGATCCGCACCGGATCGAGGACACCTGGCAGTTCCTGTACCGCAGCTCGTACTGGCGCCGCGGCCCCGTGACCATGGCCGCGATCGCCGCCGTCGACATGGCGTTGTGGGACATCAAGGGCAAGGTGGCCGGCATGCCGGTCTACCAGTTGCTGGGCGGCGCTTCCCGCAACGGGCTGCGGGCTTACGGCCACGCGTCCGGAGCCGACATTCCGTCGCTGTTCGACTCAGTGCGTGAGCACCTGGAGCTGGGCTACAAGTCCATCCGCATCCAGACCGCCGTTCCCGGCATTAAGGCCGTCTATGGCGTTGCCGCGCAGGCTCAAGCCTCGGGTGAACGGTATGACTACGAGCCCGCCGGCCGAGGCAACTTCCCCTTGGAAGAGGACTGGGACACCCGCGCCTACCTGCGCCACCTGCCCACCGTCTTCGAAGCAGTTCGCAACGAGTTCGGTCCGGAAATCCCGCTGCTGCACGACGGTCACCACCGCATGACCCCCATTCAGGCCGCCAAGCTTGGCAAGGCGCTTGAACCGTACGACCTCTTCTGGCTTGAGGACTGCACCCCGGCCGAGAACCAGGAAGGCCTGCGTCTGGTCCGCCAGCACACCACCACCCCGTTGGCCATCGGAGAAATCTTCAATACCGTGTGGGACTACCAGACCCTCATCAAGGAACAGCTGATCGACTACGTCCGTGCAGCGTCCACCCACTTCGGCGGCATTTCCCCGTTGAAGAAGGTCATGGACTTCGCAGCCCAGTATCAGATCAAATCCGGCTTCCACGGCCCCACGGACATCTCCCCGGTGGGCTTCGCCGCCCAGCTGCACGTGGGCCTGGCCATCCACAACTACGGCATCCAGGAATACATGCAGCACTCGGACAAGACCAACGAGGTCTTCCAGCAGTCCATGACTTTCAAGGACGGCTACCTGCACCCGGGCGACAACCCGGGCATCGGCGTCGAATTCAACGAAGAAGCCGCCGCGGCCTTCCCGTACCAGCAGGCGTACCTGCCGTACAACCGCCTCGTGGACGGCACTGTTCATGATTGGTAA
- a CDS encoding putative ABC transporter, sugar permease protein (identified by match to protein family HMM PF00528) translates to MSDAGTSPVAGAGTSQPAGRGKKPVRRKGLSERNRPLWMLIPGGLLMFVIIVIPLFLGIYMSALNLDQYTLRKWVSAPFIGIDNFVEALTDSPLLHSVWLSVSYSLIAMVITLPLGIAAAVATQNAFKGRALVRSIFLIPYVLPSFVVATVWRTMFQPDGVVDSALGLFGMDGGLWLNGPQTYWTLILVQIWASWPFIYLLALSGLQSVDHEVHEASALDGALWWNKLRYVIFPYLKGPLALAFLIGMLHHINNFTLPFVLFGVPAPADVEVLPILTYVTSFQSFRFGLSAAMAFVSLVLIAIPLFIYLRAVKLDDAETPGGKK, encoded by the coding sequence ATGTCCGACGCCGGTACGTCACCGGTGGCAGGCGCAGGAACCAGTCAGCCTGCCGGACGCGGCAAGAAACCCGTCCGCCGTAAGGGATTGAGCGAGCGGAACCGTCCACTGTGGATGCTGATCCCCGGCGGACTCCTGATGTTCGTCATCATTGTGATTCCGCTGTTCCTGGGCATCTACATGTCGGCCCTCAACCTGGACCAGTACACCCTGCGCAAGTGGGTGAGCGCACCCTTTATAGGAATCGACAACTTTGTAGAGGCACTGACCGATTCGCCGCTGCTCCATTCGGTGTGGCTGAGTGTCAGCTATTCGCTGATCGCCATGGTGATCACTTTGCCGTTGGGCATCGCTGCCGCCGTGGCCACGCAGAACGCCTTCAAGGGCCGGGCGCTGGTTCGCTCCATCTTCCTGATCCCCTACGTCCTTCCATCCTTCGTGGTGGCCACGGTGTGGCGGACCATGTTCCAGCCGGACGGTGTAGTGGATTCGGCGCTGGGCTTGTTCGGTATGGATGGCGGGCTGTGGCTCAACGGGCCGCAGACCTATTGGACGCTCATCCTGGTCCAGATCTGGGCTTCCTGGCCGTTCATCTACCTGCTGGCTTTGTCCGGTCTGCAGTCCGTAGACCATGAGGTCCACGAAGCCTCGGCCCTGGACGGTGCGCTGTGGTGGAACAAGCTGCGGTATGTCATCTTCCCGTATCTCAAGGGACCGCTCGCGCTGGCTTTCCTGATCGGCATGCTGCATCACATCAATAACTTCACGCTCCCGTTCGTGCTGTTCGGCGTGCCGGCCCCGGCTGACGTCGAAGTGCTTCCGATCCTCACCTACGTCACCAGCTTCCAGAGCTTCCGCTTCGGCCTCAGCGCCGCCATGGCTTTTGTGTCCTTGGTGCTGATCGCCATTCCGCTGTTTATCTACCTGCGCGCCGTCAAACTTGACGACGCCGAGACGCCGGGAGGCAAGAAGTGA
- a CDS encoding putative extracellular sugar-binding protein (identified by match to protein family HMM PF01547): MKFAPSAKLAAVLATAALALTACGGSGSSSDSTGGAVDGAGKKLSVLTGVNNQYPEQQKEWFKDIAAKFKAKTGADVEFETFASANDELTRIQTSVVSGQGPDVYSLGTTFTPTAYATKAFVTLSEDDWKKVGGKDRFNQAALGISGPDADHMAGIPFVSRPFVMAYNKDLLAAAGIEKPATTWDELAEQAKKMTNAGAGTYGLATGYKDNFDPWKFIWAMSVQAGNPLVDGDKLKMDDPTVKKAYETYFGWLTKDKVVDPAAIGWSNSNAVAAFASGKAGYLMMTTSSSVPTLDKSAIAGKYAYSVMPTTAPGETAPKGDGDKAASILSGDNVVVADYSQQKDLAFAYIELITSKDEQLNYQKIFGELPANAEALAALTDPKLQPIADAAGKSKATPFTGAWGDIQLGLLNVTVQSIPDLANGSVDNSALESRLKDAQSKGQASLDRAAKS, encoded by the coding sequence ATGAAGTTTGCACCATCAGCAAAGCTGGCCGCCGTTTTGGCAACGGCCGCCCTGGCTTTGACCGCCTGCGGGGGAAGCGGCAGCAGTTCGGACAGCACCGGAGGTGCCGTGGACGGCGCCGGGAAGAAGTTGAGCGTCCTCACCGGGGTCAACAACCAATACCCCGAGCAGCAGAAGGAATGGTTCAAGGACATTGCCGCCAAGTTCAAGGCAAAGACTGGCGCGGACGTTGAATTTGAAACTTTCGCGTCTGCCAACGACGAACTGACCCGAATTCAAACGTCAGTGGTTTCCGGCCAGGGCCCGGACGTTTACAGCCTGGGCACAACCTTTACCCCCACGGCCTACGCCACAAAAGCATTCGTGACTCTCTCCGAAGACGACTGGAAAAAGGTTGGAGGAAAGGACCGCTTCAACCAGGCCGCCTTAGGCATTTCCGGCCCGGACGCCGATCACATGGCCGGCATTCCGTTCGTCAGCCGCCCGTTCGTCATGGCGTACAACAAGGACCTCCTTGCCGCCGCGGGCATCGAGAAGCCGGCAACAACGTGGGACGAACTCGCTGAACAGGCCAAAAAGATGACCAATGCCGGCGCCGGGACTTATGGCCTCGCCACCGGGTACAAGGACAACTTCGACCCGTGGAAGTTCATTTGGGCCATGTCCGTTCAAGCCGGAAACCCGCTGGTGGACGGAGACAAGCTCAAGATGGACGATCCCACCGTCAAGAAAGCTTACGAGACTTACTTCGGTTGGCTCACCAAGGACAAAGTAGTGGATCCCGCCGCCATCGGTTGGAGCAACAGCAACGCCGTAGCGGCGTTCGCTTCGGGCAAAGCCGGCTACTTGATGATGACTACCTCCAGCTCCGTCCCCACGTTGGACAAATCAGCCATAGCCGGCAAGTACGCCTACTCCGTCATGCCCACTACAGCGCCGGGTGAAACGGCTCCGAAGGGCGACGGCGACAAAGCTGCCAGCATCCTCTCCGGTGACAACGTTGTGGTTGCCGACTACTCGCAGCAAAAGGACTTGGCCTTCGCTTACATCGAGCTCATCACATCCAAAGACGAGCAGCTGAACTACCAGAAGATCTTCGGCGAACTCCCTGCCAATGCGGAGGCACTCGCCGCCCTGACCGACCCGAAACTCCAGCCAATCGCCGACGCCGCAGGCAAGTCCAAGGCAACACCGTTCACCGGTGCCTGGGGCGACATCCAGCTCGGCCTCCTGAACGTCACCGTCCAGTCCATCCCGGACCTGGCCAACGGTTCCGTGGATAACTCGGCTCTGGAGTCACGACTCAAGGACGCACAGTCCAAGGGGCAAGCCTCCCTCGACCGGGCCGCGAAGTCCTAG
- a CDS encoding hypothetical protein (identified by Glimmer2; putative) produces MKFSVFTASTPEWTPQEAVTELSAQGWHGIEWRVTDQADAPEPGFWAGNKATWPLTGLEESLPDIARITADAGLEYSGLGGYARCDNHDDVDRVLAATAELGARQVCVNVLPLGNSTMGGQEPTGLSYPELFAATREHYEWVSSRAAHHGVKALVELHHGTVTASASSARRLLDGLDPQHVGVIHDLGNLLIEGWESPLPALQLLGPYLAHVHVKNARWVLTDQRDPAGGAVWASEWAPLEAGIGNVVTYFKALADAGYDDWVTVEDFSTEVPLAERTAGNLDFLRRAASLAGLAVAGNADSVSKG; encoded by the coding sequence ATGAAGTTTTCTGTTTTCACGGCATCGACGCCGGAATGGACTCCCCAGGAAGCAGTCACGGAACTGTCAGCCCAAGGATGGCACGGCATCGAATGGCGGGTCACGGACCAGGCCGACGCCCCGGAACCGGGCTTCTGGGCAGGGAACAAGGCCACGTGGCCCCTGACCGGACTTGAGGAATCACTCCCGGACATCGCACGGATCACCGCCGACGCCGGCCTGGAGTACTCAGGCCTGGGCGGCTACGCCCGATGCGACAACCACGACGACGTCGATCGCGTCCTCGCGGCAACCGCCGAGTTGGGTGCCAGGCAAGTCTGCGTCAATGTCCTTCCGCTGGGCAACTCCACTATGGGTGGCCAGGAACCGACGGGCCTGTCCTACCCGGAGTTGTTCGCCGCGACGCGGGAGCACTATGAGTGGGTGTCCAGCCGTGCGGCCCACCACGGTGTTAAAGCCCTGGTGGAACTGCACCATGGAACGGTGACCGCATCGGCGTCGTCCGCCAGGCGCCTCCTCGATGGCCTCGATCCGCAGCACGTCGGCGTCATCCACGACCTCGGAAACCTCCTGATCGAAGGCTGGGAGTCGCCGCTGCCCGCGCTGCAACTGCTGGGCCCCTACCTTGCCCACGTCCACGTGAAGAACGCACGATGGGTCCTCACGGACCAGCGCGATCCTGCCGGCGGTGCCGTCTGGGCCAGCGAATGGGCGCCCCTCGAAGCAGGAATTGGAAACGTAGTGACCTACTTCAAGGCGCTCGCCGACGCGGGCTACGACGATTGGGTGACCGTGGAGGACTTCTCCACTGAGGTTCCCCTCGCCGAGCGGACGGCCGGAAACCTGGACTTCCTGCGCCGCGCCGCATCCCTCGCCGGACTTGCCGTTGCCGGTAACGCCGACTCCGTCTCGAAAGGCTGA
- a CDS encoding putative lipopolysaccharide biosynthesis protein (identified by match to protein family HMM PF01408; match to protein family HMM PF02894; match to protein family HMM PF03447) has product MSKQTPTAVLNVAITGCGTIGRTHAASVGEIADLRVTALVDEIAEAAEGLAQHIEDNGAARPATFRSLAEAFAGADVDLVIIATPSGLHIQQALEVLDAGKHVVIEKPLDVNLDRAAEILAAAKTAEAKGLVASVISQHRFDPASIVVDEARRAGRFGRLTSAIASVSWYRSQGYYDSGAWRGTWAMDGGGAVMNQGVHTVDLLLWFLGRPLEISAKTALLAHTDVEVEDTAVATVTFESGALAVLHATTAAYPGLTVRLQVMGSKGSAVIDNDHLEYFHAAASDEETQSGPMGLPGASNQAESELARFAEPATRTNLDPTLYPAGHIRQYRDVVEAIRTGRPAGVTIKDAVTALATVRALYVSATLGHPVLIADVTAGKYNDVQVRTGNGRLEEVTA; this is encoded by the coding sequence GTGAGCAAGCAAACCCCCACTGCTGTCCTCAACGTTGCCATCACCGGATGCGGAACCATCGGACGCACCCACGCGGCATCCGTCGGGGAGATCGCCGACCTTCGCGTCACCGCGCTGGTAGATGAAATCGCCGAAGCCGCCGAGGGACTGGCCCAGCACATCGAGGACAACGGCGCCGCCCGCCCGGCCACTTTCCGAAGCCTGGCTGAAGCGTTCGCCGGCGCCGACGTCGACCTCGTCATCATCGCTACCCCCAGCGGACTGCACATCCAGCAAGCCCTGGAGGTGCTTGATGCCGGCAAACACGTGGTCATCGAAAAGCCACTGGACGTGAACCTGGACCGCGCGGCTGAGATCCTCGCGGCTGCCAAAACGGCGGAAGCCAAAGGACTCGTTGCGAGCGTCATCAGCCAGCACCGTTTCGATCCCGCGAGCATCGTGGTGGACGAGGCCCGCCGTGCCGGGCGCTTTGGGCGCCTCACGTCCGCCATCGCCTCCGTGAGCTGGTACCGCAGCCAGGGCTACTACGATTCCGGCGCTTGGCGTGGAACGTGGGCAATGGACGGTGGGGGAGCTGTGATGAACCAGGGCGTCCACACCGTGGATCTGTTGCTGTGGTTCCTTGGCCGTCCGCTGGAAATCAGCGCCAAGACCGCTCTTTTGGCGCACACGGATGTTGAGGTGGAAGACACCGCCGTTGCCACCGTCACCTTCGAATCCGGTGCCCTTGCCGTTCTGCACGCAACCACCGCCGCCTACCCGGGCCTCACAGTCCGGCTGCAGGTCATGGGCAGCAAGGGCTCTGCCGTGATCGACAACGACCACCTCGAGTACTTCCATGCAGCCGCCTCGGACGAAGAGACCCAAAGCGGACCCATGGGCCTCCCGGGCGCAAGCAACCAAGCCGAGTCCGAACTCGCCAGGTTCGCTGAACCGGCCACCCGGACCAACCTGGATCCCACCCTCTACCCGGCCGGGCACATTCGCCAGTACCGCGACGTTGTGGAGGCCATCCGGACCGGGCGGCCCGCCGGCGTCACCATCAAGGACGCAGTCACGGCACTCGCCACCGTGCGTGCGCTGTATGTCTCGGCCACGTTGGGCCACCCGGTCCTCATCGCCGACGTCACTGCAGGCAAATACAACGATGTCCAGGTACGGACCGGCAATGGACGGCTTGAGGAGGTCACGGCATGA
- a CDS encoding putative D-mannonate oxidoreductase (fructuronate reductase) (identified by match to protein family HMM PF01232; match to protein family HMM PF08125) encodes MTGDQGLPRLNRGTRPKPPIRIVHLGLGAFHRSHQAWYTQHAGDAAEWGIAAFTGRRPDAADVLAEQDGVFTVVERSGRGDSFEVVGSIVEAVDGSDVGRLTELVAAPTTAVITLTITESAYAADIAGSAEGSTPLARLVTALAARRDAESGPIAVVSCDNLAENGDVARQAVGALARARDGGLAAWIDANVSFVSTSVDRITPRTTQADLDVVAASCGYRDLAAVVTEPFHNWILSGDFPAGRPHWEDAGAVFVDHIEPFENRKLWLLNGSHSILAYAGLLRGHATVAEALSDDVCRGAVEAFWDEASRHLSGDELQIPKYRKALLERFGNSRIAHHLIQIAMDGTTKLRMRAVPVLAAERSAGRSGDGAARMIAAWLAYVSSTTELQDPLAADIQDAKTLDGEHRTAALVALISTELANDAATVSQIHGQLDSFAATTSHA; translated from the coding sequence ATGACCGGGGACCAGGGGCTTCCCCGGCTCAACCGCGGGACCCGGCCCAAGCCGCCCATCCGCATCGTCCATCTCGGCTTGGGTGCCTTTCACCGCTCCCACCAGGCGTGGTACACGCAGCACGCGGGCGACGCAGCGGAATGGGGGATTGCGGCGTTCACCGGCCGCCGTCCGGATGCTGCCGATGTCCTTGCCGAACAGGACGGCGTGTTCACGGTGGTGGAACGCTCGGGCCGCGGCGACTCCTTCGAAGTAGTTGGCAGCATTGTTGAGGCCGTTGATGGCTCCGACGTCGGACGGTTAACCGAGCTTGTGGCCGCACCTACTACGGCTGTCATTACGTTGACCATCACCGAATCTGCCTATGCGGCGGATATAGCAGGCAGCGCTGAAGGTTCGACGCCGTTGGCTCGCTTGGTGACGGCCCTCGCCGCCCGCAGGGACGCCGAAAGCGGGCCGATCGCCGTCGTAAGTTGTGACAATCTTGCGGAGAACGGCGACGTGGCGAGGCAAGCTGTTGGCGCTTTGGCGCGTGCCAGGGACGGCGGCCTGGCCGCGTGGATCGACGCCAATGTCAGCTTCGTCAGCACCTCGGTGGACCGCATCACGCCGCGGACAACGCAGGCGGACCTCGACGTCGTTGCGGCCTCCTGCGGCTACCGGGACCTGGCAGCAGTGGTCACCGAGCCGTTCCACAACTGGATCCTCAGCGGGGACTTCCCGGCCGGCCGGCCCCACTGGGAGGACGCCGGGGCGGTGTTCGTGGACCACATTGAACCGTTTGAGAATCGGAAGCTCTGGTTGCTCAATGGCTCGCATTCGATCCTGGCGTACGCCGGATTGCTCCGCGGGCACGCGACCGTAGCCGAGGCGTTGTCCGATGACGTGTGCAGGGGAGCTGTGGAAGCGTTCTGGGACGAGGCATCCCGGCACCTGTCCGGCGACGAATTGCAGATACCAAAGTACCGGAAGGCCTTGTTGGAACGTTTCGGAAACTCCCGGATCGCCCACCACCTGATCCAGATCGCCATGGACGGAACCACCAAGCTGCGGATGCGCGCCGTGCCGGTCCTCGCTGCCGAACGCAGCGCGGGCCGCTCCGGAGATGGCGCGGCCCGGATGATCGCTGCCTGGCTCGCGTACGTGTCCTCCACCACCGAGCTCCAGGACCCGCTGGCCGCCGACATCCAGGACGCAAAAACGCTCGACGGCGAACACCGCACCGCTGCCTTGGTGGCGCTCATCAGCACTGAGCTGGCGAACGACGCTGCCACTGTTTCGCAAATCCACGGGCAGCTGGATTCGTTTGCCGCCACTACTTCGCACGCATAG
- a CDS encoding putative ABC-type sugar transport system, permease component (identified by match to protein family HMM PF00528) has protein sequence MTRLLPGPMLAIILTVLSAIVLIPVAYIFLASVNSDIGVANGEFWPSTFSLENYTKIWSSVGLAKGLANSVLVAGATAVVSAAMSVSIAYVLVRYQFGGRLTILRSLLALQSVPGTLMVLPVFVLFSSAASYLGVQVIGTQWGLFITYLTFAMPFSTWVMVTYLRGLPRELEEAARIDGASNLGVLVRIILPLSWPGIVVSGIFAFLLGWNDVLFASVMTRPDSQTAAVALQIFGASQEGGAIPLYGQMMAASLVCAAPVVILYLIFQRYLVGGLTAGGVK, from the coding sequence GTGACCCGCCTCCTGCCCGGCCCCATGCTGGCGATCATCCTGACGGTCCTGAGCGCCATTGTGCTGATCCCGGTCGCCTACATTTTCCTGGCGTCAGTGAATTCTGACATCGGCGTAGCCAACGGCGAATTCTGGCCATCCACGTTCTCCCTGGAGAACTACACCAAGATCTGGTCAAGCGTTGGCTTGGCCAAGGGCTTGGCCAACAGCGTGCTCGTAGCCGGAGCCACCGCCGTGGTGTCAGCGGCCATGTCCGTTTCCATCGCGTATGTCCTGGTCAGGTACCAGTTCGGCGGACGGCTAACCATTCTGCGGAGCCTCCTGGCGCTGCAGTCAGTCCCTGGCACGCTGATGGTCCTGCCCGTGTTCGTTCTCTTCTCATCAGCCGCGAGCTACCTGGGCGTCCAGGTCATCGGAACCCAGTGGGGCCTCTTCATCACCTACCTGACGTTCGCGATGCCGTTCTCAACATGGGTGATGGTCACCTATCTGCGCGGCTTGCCCCGGGAACTGGAAGAGGCTGCAAGGATCGACGGCGCCAGCAACCTCGGCGTCCTGGTCCGCATCATCCTGCCCCTTAGCTGGCCTGGAATCGTGGTCTCGGGAATCTTCGCGTTCCTGCTCGGCTGGAACGATGTCCTCTTTGCCTCCGTGATGACCCGGCCGGACAGCCAAACAGCTGCTGTGGCACTGCAGATCTTCGGGGCTTCGCAGGAAGGCGGCGCCATCCCGCTGTACGGCCAGATGATGGCGGCGTCGCTCGTCTGCGCCGCACCAGTAGTGATTCTCTACCTGATTTTCCAACGTTACCTAGTGGGCGGTCTCACCGCCGGAGGAGTCAAATAG
- a CDS encoding putative sugar phosphate isomerase/epimerase (identified by match to protein family HMM PF01261) encodes MTGSATIEWTLSGFGDEIDDDPVLQIAVLQALGANHIEVRSAWGTNIVDLAPEQLAELKNLLDKAGMGVSAIASPIGKVDVTLPVEHEVERLRRAANAAQVLGARYIRIFSFYYGEGVAVDSIRDDVIERMRALAGVAEETGVVLLHENEKDIFGDTPDRVLDIIESVASPALKVAWDPANFVQVGVKPFDEGYAKLRPHLEYLQVKDARFADGVVVPAGEGDGDLLRTVEALKADGFVGFASLEPHLAGAHGLGGFSGPTAFGMAARAFAKVVTEAGVETK; translated from the coding sequence ATGACCGGTTCAGCAACAATTGAGTGGACGCTCTCGGGCTTCGGAGACGAAATCGACGACGACCCGGTACTGCAGATCGCAGTGCTCCAAGCCTTGGGCGCGAACCACATCGAGGTCCGCAGCGCGTGGGGAACCAACATCGTGGACCTCGCACCGGAACAATTGGCAGAGCTGAAGAATCTCCTGGACAAGGCGGGCATGGGAGTCTCTGCCATCGCGTCACCCATCGGCAAGGTTGATGTCACACTTCCCGTGGAACACGAGGTGGAGCGCCTTCGGCGTGCCGCCAACGCGGCCCAGGTCCTGGGGGCCCGCTACATCCGCATCTTCTCCTTCTACTACGGCGAGGGCGTCGCGGTGGACAGCATCCGCGATGACGTCATTGAGCGGATGCGTGCCTTGGCAGGAGTGGCCGAAGAGACCGGAGTTGTGCTCCTTCACGAAAATGAAAAGGACATCTTCGGAGACACCCCCGATCGCGTGCTGGACATTATCGAATCCGTGGCTTCACCGGCGCTGAAAGTGGCCTGGGATCCGGCCAACTTCGTTCAGGTGGGTGTCAAGCCGTTCGACGAAGGCTACGCCAAGCTCCGTCCCCACCTCGAGTACCTGCAGGTCAAGGACGCACGGTTCGCGGACGGCGTTGTCGTCCCTGCCGGTGAAGGCGACGGCGATCTCCTTCGCACGGTGGAGGCGTTGAAAGCCGATGGCTTCGTAGGATTCGCGAGCCTGGAACCCCACTTGGCCGGCGCACACGGCCTGGGCGGCTTCTCAGGCCCAACCGCATTCGGGATGGCAGCCCGTGCCTTTGCCAAAGTCGTGACCGAAGCAGGAGTTGAAACCAAGTGA